The Carassius gibelio isolate Cgi1373 ecotype wild population from Czech Republic chromosome B18, carGib1.2-hapl.c, whole genome shotgun sequence sequence ATGTCAGAGGTAGACTGAAGAGAGGAAAATCAGAGTTGATTTGTTGCTTATATTGACAGCTTGGATGATTTTCTCATCATATCTATTCCACTTCTGCAAAAACCTGTAAATGAACAAGAGAGTTAACAGATACAGATTATCATGAAAAAGTAAAGCTACTGTTATCTGTGAAAGTAAATTGCCTTTGATTCTGCATGTTTAGGCTCTATGAAAGTGCAGGTTCCTTTAATTCAGTAAACAGTGGAGTGTGCCTATCTGCAGAGTCCTTTGAGAGCGTGCACTAATgacaaggacaaaaaaaaaacatactgacatCCTACTAGAGGCTTAATCATTCAAGACAGTCTAGATTAGAGTACAAAGATGGTACACTGTTGTTCTTTCACTCATTAGAAAGTTTTAtggcatttttttctgaaatacgTGAAAGCTTGATATGTTGCAGAGTGTCTTTGCCCACAGTATAAAAACACAGACAAGAAAATAGCTGTCGTACATTTCAAAAATCAATATATCTCACTTTGAGCTCAAGAAATCAATAAGGAACAGCTTTCTAGCAAATGGAAAGAACAGAAATGGCAGGAACCCCACATTTgtaagtttactttatttttgtgatgAAGTATCAGTTTTTAAACTGAATGCACTATGGATGTTTAATGTTAATCTTTAATGTACACTAAACTATGTCTTTATCGTCAGAGCTGTGCCATAGTGGGTAATTATTTTTTCTGACATAAAACATTAGTGTTTGTGATTGACttggttttatttatgtattgacatatttaataaatgtaaaaattcatttaaatatctaaatatgttttttttaaagaataagtaataaatatttacttaCACTTACCTGTAACATAAATGCAGAGTTAAATATCTTTGTATATTTCACTAGACATTCTAGCATTTAATTcttgaagtatatatatatggttttgcTCTTAATTATTACAAATGGTGCTGTCAGTCTTGAAGacaatatgtgctaatataagaAACCATTCTATTAAAAATTGCTTATGTTAGGCATAGTTTTACCTTGTATTTGTCATTTTGGCCTAGTTAGAGACAGTTTAGATCCTCTAAGAGACACTAGAAAAGACTGAAAAACTCCTTTCACAGCAGGTTTGATAAAACTCTCAAACGAGTTGATAGTAATTAAAAATGTGTCCTGCAAACTTAATGCAACAGCACGCAGTAGTATCTTTTATATTTTAACGTAAAACAGCTTTAGATATAATCAAGCTTTAACGACGATGCTGTATAACGACATTGTCCGACATATTGACTGACTGTGAATGTTTTGGAGCATTAAAGGTCATGCGGTGCACATCACTTACGCTTAGTCGAGGAGCTGTCCATCACTGGATCATCTGGCTAGGGTGACACATAGCGGCTTAAAACATAGATATGCTAAAATACATGATACTATATACGGCATGAGTGAAAGTGTGACGGAGAAGACTGGGTTGCATTAAACCTCATATTCATCTTCATGATGTCACATACCTGTCAGATTACTCGATTATACTGAGGAACACGCAGAGCCTGAATCCTATGCTCAAATCATCAACACCAGTAAAGATCTCACAACGTCAAACagatcccccccaaaaaacaatgGACGCGGATACTGTGACTTGTGCTTTGGTGGTGAGCATCCCCGGCGTCTGAAGAGTTAATCTGCAGTGCGGGCGAGCCGTTTCAGCGTGTATCCGGGCACACACCGGTTTGTTCCGCCTCTCGCCATCCCTCTAACCCTCCCCTGACAAACCTCACACACTTCCACACACCATCATCATCTCCAAACAGACCTTCAAGAAGATACATTGTCGTTGCTTGTTTGCCTTTCACGAGACGTTATAATATATTGCTAGTGTGCTTGTGTGGAAACGCGAGCCATACATTTGGCTTAATAAATAAAAGGAGACATTATGAAATCATAAAGATATGTATTAGATTCAACTTTTCCACCAGTATGGTCTACTGCTGTcctttatttactgtataatcagttttgttttgcattgtgctGTATGTTGTGCATTAAAATATAGTAGGCTATTTCTTGCACAagattctattatattctatttatcttatgtatttttttttacttactatcACTGTCCATACAATTTAAGGTCACCTAAAGGGTTTGGTTGCCGACATTCCTCAAAATGCCTTATTGAGGgaaaataaattatgacaattttcattattggatgaactatccctttaacttcatCTAGAATATTCAATGTAGCTACATATatttcatactgtacatacacatatacataagaagggttcagatgcaaaagcctctaagtgccgtCTGGAAATTTAATCTAAAATTAGTATTTTTCTCATGCTCCTACATTTATGTtccattatttcactttaatggcaaatAACCTATTAATTGCCACTGAAGTAAAATTACTGAACCTATATAGGAgccagataaaaaaaattatcattttagaagaaaatttcaaatggcatttagaggctcTTGCATCTGAattatattttgctgtatttactgtatgtaaGCAATAGACTGCACTTGGTCTAAAACATGAGCAAACATACTGAGCTTTTGGGTCACTTGCTGGAATAAGTCATTCAAATTTCACGTAAACAATCTTAAAAATTTTATTGATCTACAATAACATAACAGGatgcatatatttatacaaaaatacaatCTAACAAAGTAAAAATGGTTGCATGTAAGTAATATGGTCCATtaaaattattagaattattgAAAGCATCATAGGTCGCCTACTCTTCTAGCTTCTGACATGTGGGTTTTCTAGATAATGCATTTCAAGTGCTGTAGATTGTACATGCATGGTGTGTTCACCATTTATTTGCATATAAATTTGCTCAGCCATGCACTCATCACATATGATTCTAATGTCAACTGGTATGgtttatatattcatgattgtGACTCAGGTTTTAGGATCTTTACAAAAGACTTTAAAAACCAACCACACATTTTGACCACTTTTTCTTACTAAATTGTTATTTAGTAATATGTTTGACAGACGTACACCATAacgttcaaaagtctggggtcagtttgacttgaaaatatttttgaaagaactctcatgctcagcaaagctgcatttatttgataaaaaatacagtaaaaacagcaatattatgaaatgttattacaggtaaaaataacagcattttttaaaaatatattttaaaatgtgatttattcctgtgatgacaaagctgaatttttagcatcattagtccagtcttcagtgtcacatgatccttcagaaataattgtaatatgctggtttggtgctcaagaaacatttcttattattatcatcaatgttgcaaacagctgtgctgcttaatatttttaaggattttttgatgaaaagaaagtaaaaaaagaaaaatgcttttatttgtaaaatttttgTAACAATGTGAAAGTCTTTGTTTGACATCAGTTTAgtgcatctttgctaaataaaagtatattttaaaaaaaagtttaatatcttagccccaaaattttgaacagtagtgtactgtTCATTAATATGACAGGTCAGCTGACAACTATGACAGAAGTTTCATGATGATCCTTTTCCAGTTGACATTATCATACTCCATATTTGTACCTtcactttctttctctttgttttttcCTTCTGATGCCTGTATTTTTGGTCACTTAGCCATTTGGACCACCACTGCTTTCCATGCCTTCTCTCTGTCAAAATCCCTTAGTGTGCCATTTAACATTTGATGCTGTAAGAAAAGAATGAGATGGTAGAAAAGAAATGACCCAATAGTCACCTTGAGGTCTTCCCTTGTTAATCACAACATCCTCCATGTGCGTTATGATGAATTCACAGAGGCGAATAACAGCCATTCCACTGTGACTGCCTTTCATGCTACATTTGGCATTGTACAGTACAGTTTCTCATTTATTAGTCTCTCATGGCTAACATCTTGTGCAATACAAATCACTCACAGTACAACACACTTCCTGTACTCTTAAATTGACTTATCAGTTATTTCATAGTGTGTAGGTTTGTGTTTTCACCTCAGAGTGTTTTTTGTGTAGTGTGTCCCATTCAGTATGCAGCTGGCTCTTGTAGGAAGCACACTTTACTGTGGTGGCCAATGTTAGTACCGCCTGCACCAGCAGCAGTCCCATCAGGATAAGCAGCAGTATGTCATACGACTGCTGCACGTGCAACATACATTCACAAAATTAATAAGTTTTGAACATCCTTCAAACGtaaggatagttcacctaaagaTGAAATGCCATTCAAAACatgtatgaagttatttttgttcTTTGGAATTGATTCAGCAGTTGAAATTGTtaactaaaaaaatttttttggtaactgaaataaagctgaagtaAAATGCAAATATTAGACAATAAGCTAAAAATAttcgtaaaataatttatttaaaaagattataataattaaattaattggcaactaactgaaacaaGATGAAGTACTTAAAACATAttaatgctaaataaaattataaaaaaaatgacacaccaatattacaaaaacttacaaaaaaagtgaattaaaaacTCAACAAAAATTCAATTCATTCACATCACGACTACAAAAAGATCAAACAATAATATGAAAGCACTAAAAGTCTTGTGAAACCATAcaatagtttaattattaaacagaAACAATTTCAGCTGCAAGGCAGATCCAAAAAGTCAatagtcattattcagctcagtatttttatatgctattattatatttatgaatattttaaattaaattgtatttttaattttgttttagttttttttctatattgctttaatttattttttatttcagtaggcCTATTTCTGTTCTTCAACatatttatatcaaatatattttaatttctaacatttattttaagcttcAATATCTTAACTTTTCGTTTCAGttttttaagtttcagttttgtattaatattttagttcagctttatttaaatgtctgaaaagttttggttaataataacaacaccgCATGTGGATatgaaaattttcttttttgggggtgTGATCCCTTTAAGGGGTCAAAAAAGGTCAAAATCTGACATATTGGAACTAATTTGATTTGATTGGTGTGGTGCACAGAAATGACTCACCTTTGCTAATGGCACTTCATGCCGAAAACTCTCAATAAAATTAATCACGCTGTTGGACAAAAATCCAGAAGCTGAGAAAAGCAGTGGTGAGGTCACACTACTTATAGCAATCAGCATTTCCATCTACAGCAGTAGAATTGAGAGgcgggaaaaaaagaaaaaaagaaggcgAGAGACAATATTCAGAGAGAATCACTCTATGGAGAAGGCAGACAGACAGCTAAATGAATGAGAATGCTAAATGTCCTCTAGGGACGTTCGATTGCACTGCTTTATTGCTGGAGAGACCCTGATGTGACTCACCAGACTCTTGCTGGGATATTCTGCCACCACATGGCTGGCAATGGCACTGGGGAAACACTGCAGAggtatcacacacacaaacaatgacaGTTAATCACTCTAACTTACAATCTGAATTGGACTGATATAATAAACTGAACTCACAGCAACCAGAATCCAGAAGAAAGTGACAGAAAGATATGGCTCTGGAAGGAGAGCACCCAAATTCAGAGCAATAATTCCTCCAAATACAGCGGAGATGCCCACTATAACCTCAATTACCTGCAGCAGAGAAAGAGCGGCAGATCTATAGTGAAAATCGTGCTGATATACAGTGCATACACACAGTGCATACACACAGTCTCATTTGTAAGCAACTCACGGCGTAGGCCTTGAGAAGACGAGTGGGGAACGAAGCTGGGGTCACAACCACAGGGCCATCAGACACTGGCTGGAGGAATGAGATAGATGATAGCaatgaggaaaagaaaaagagcaGAGAGACATGAGCACAAGGGAgagcatttaaatgtaaatcataTAAGCTAGAGACAAACACATTTAGTCATAGATATATCACATGGTGATAAAATCCTGATGGCTGGGACTCaatttgaaataaatctgaaataaactaaaatataaatattagatagaAAACCAAAAAAGTGAATTAGAATGTGtccttggcaactaactaaactaaataagtttaagtactgTAATcataagtgctgtcaaacgattaatcacatcctaaataaaatattttatttacataatatatgtaaatataatgtatatatttattatgtaaacacatgcaaatatttaagaaaaatatgctatgtttatatattaaatctattttttatataatatgaatacatacatttatgtacatgtaaatattttttttaaatatatactttatgtttttgtatttatatatacataataaatatacacagacagtatacatacatatattatgtacacaaaaacttttattttggatgtgattaatcgcgattaatcatttgacagcactagttactattgaaatgaaaatgaaaataataaattaaagctataaaAAATGACAAGAtaaaaaacagatgaaaaatagaaaaatattatgttaaaaaacAAGATATTACAggcaaatatttacaaattatattagaAATCAAAATTTCCACCAAACactcaaaattcaaaatatatttacaatgtatttatttatttactgacatatgccaaaataattgtaatattgcaGGCAGCCTATACAGATAAATATTtcactctctctcgcacacacacacacacacctttgcaTGGCTGCAGCAGTCGTCTGCTGAGCGTGCTGACAGGATAACAGTACTGGCCGTGAGCACTTCCAGCACAATAAGCAGGAGCAggttaaagttaatctttaaGATGACAGACAGCAGTAATTGTTTTAATAGTATAGATGTTTTACATGCACATTATAGCTTAGTGTCTGAGCATTATGTACAAGTGTATAAGAATGCAGTGTACTTATAAATGACCATATTATTTCCGTCAGATCCTTTAAAATGATCTATGCTTTTCtattgttatataatataatataatataatataatataatataatataatataatataatataatataatataatataatataatataatataatataatataatataatatatatttaattttgatgttACCACATGAAGGACATTTTTCGGATCAATGAGAAACATTTCAGGGTATTAAAGATGTAATGTTCTCACATTGATGGCTGAGGGACTAATGGCGAGTTTACATCCGAACCACACCAGACACGTGGTTGTCACAGCAAAAGACGACACGTAGACCATTTGAAAGTCTGACACCTGTAAACACAATGTAGgttatgtatttgtaaaaaataataataatatatatatatttttttttagctttttcctttttttaatatttgatctACTGAACACTATATTAAAGCACCACCAGTTTTAGTTAAATACTCTCCATGATTAAGATACTAGACACAGtagatttttctgtatttattaaaaaatatcctTTCACTTACTGCAACTTTTCTGTTCTTGGCAATAGCAAAGCTCACCACTGCAGCTGGTATACTCTACAAACCAGAAGTAAAACAAATGAATGTCAAACTGACCAGTGGCCTCATCCATGAGCTTATAAGTCCTTCAGGACAAACACTCACAGATCCAGCAGTACAACGCAGGTAGTCCATTGCACCTGGAAACACATTACCCATGTAGAGGGAGAAAGTTGCCGCTATCAGCAAGCTGCTCTAGGGGTCAAATACAGATGAACACACTCAGACCCTCAGAAAATCAGTGTGTTAAAGGAATATTTGACTCAAACTTCAACAGTTTGAAGTTTAAAACATGCACTttacacaagacattaattgatggactgcagTCATGTGGAATACATGTGGATTATTGCAATGTATTTATCAACATTTTTGAACTCTCTTTATGATGgaatccattcactgcagaggatccattggtgagataatgcaatgcaataacaaATAATGGAATGCTTAACTTATCTAAatttgttctgataaagaaacaaactcatctacatattggatggcctgagagtgagtacatttttagcacattttcatttttcttttaaatcttttagCTAAAGGAGTGAAAATCTTCTCTTACCCCAATAACGATGCTGTAAAGCCAGACTCTGTAACTAAAGCAGGGATGTAATGGCCCAGGCTGATCCAGCTGCAGGTCACTGGCCCTGACATCCACCGTGTAGCTGTCTCTTTCCAACCTCTCCCGCTCCAGATGCCTACTCAGCGTTCCTACCCCGCTGTTTCGCTCCAGGGTGGACATCTGGGCATAGCTGAACACTTCCTGAGCTGATGCCTCCTCTCGTTGCATCCTAATATCCATGACCCCTAAAGATCCAATTcatataaatcgcatttattgaCTAGGTGAGAAAAAAATTGCACAAAATGCAGACATTTAGAGAAGGAGATAAAGAATATAGCTTATGCACTATTGACAGATTGCTATATGATCATTTTAATGACACTTAGACTTACCTCGGTTCCCCAAGGTCTGTAAATGAAATGCAACACATTATACCTGTTACTTCTTTCAGTGCTTTTGAAGATCATTCAATCATATCTTGTgtattcccagggaatgcatgaactgataaaacgTAATGCGTCAATGTAAATCTAACAGTGTTAACAGTATCATTTAGAAATGTTAATATCATACATAGTCTTGATAGTAATgataacaatatttttatattctctCCCCAATATTTTTCTAACATAAAAAAAGGCCAGACTGAAGATTGCCTTTTAGTGTCTTGcttcatttaatacatttacataaaaatgtccTTATTTAGGCACAGCTGAGAAAACATATGGGCAAAAAAACAATGGCTTTACAGTGACATAATCACAACCCGCTGTGTTTTACGCTCAAGCTTTTGAGCACAATTTAGAAAGAGCAGGGTCTTGAAGGTGCTTCAAGAACACAACAGTGTGCTATAAACACCATTTTCTTCTTTGCACTGATAAAATCATCATACAAGACCTATGAGCTGCCGGTGCTACATTCCACTAATAACTACCAATATATCGGTATCCAGGgggaaaaaagtatatttttggtCAACAATAAAGAAACAGAGCGCAATCAAACTGCTCCCTCTTGAAAACCCACACGCACAATGAATATAAAGCACTTTCACGGTATTACGTAAACAGCCACGGGAACACAGAGCAATAAAGAGGATGCATTGCGGGGATAATGCATGAAGGCAATGATtcataaaaaaagtttgaaacacaCCAACCCCTCCCTCAACCTCTTCTCCTCAACTTCATTCTGAGCCTCACTTCCTTTCCTCCATTCATTCATCTTATCTCTCCAGCCCTCTTTATCTTAATCTCTGCTTCCCACTCACCTGCCTCCAGCTTCAAGACACCGTTTATTTCAGCCTGGCCCACCTGTTCCCCTGTTCCTGTGGAAGTCTAAGGTTTTAGTGGTACTTTATCTTTGTCTTCTTCCTCttgttcctctcctctctctctctctgtcccctcCACTCCAAGTCAATAAAAAACTTTTGGAACGCTTCAAAGCCTGGAACAGAAAGTTGAGAGTGTTGCCCTGCCAGCCAGTTTTAGCCAGTGAATGCAAATGGAGCGGAGAAATGGGGCTCAGATCAGTGGCAGCTGAGACCAGAGCCTCTTACGGCTCTGTTCAACTCAATGAGAGAACTCACACATAAATCAACACCCCCTCGCTgccatacacacaaaaacacacacagaaagaatGCACACAACCTAGAATGAGTTTTCCCATGTAACCATAATTGGGCACCAACAAATGTTTCTTTTCTTCATGCATGTGATCACATTAAAAACCAAATAATTATTTGTGTGTGGTTTTTTAAAAAGTAtcatgctcagcaaggctgcatttatttattttctgaaatattttcagTAATATTGTCAAACATTACAATCTAATAATTGTTTtcacttttaatatattataaaattacatttatttctgtgttggcaaagcagcttttgtcttcaatgtaacattatttacacagaaatcattctaatatgctgatttggtacttaaaaatgtatgtatattattattaatgctgaaaacagttgctgcttaatgtttttgtaaaaactgtGATGTATTTTTCAGGATTGTGTGATGAaatagacatttcaaaataacagcatttatttgaaacggaAAACATTTTAGATAAATtcaaaatgctgaataaatgtattaatttattttttaaatcatacttaccCAAAACATTTCAATGTtagtgtatcacagtttccacaaaaatattaagaagcaaaataataatattcagcatttataagaataataaatgttaccaaatcagcatactagaatgattt is a genomic window containing:
- the mlc1 gene encoding membrane protein MLC1 isoform X1; translation: MDIRMQREEASAQEVFSYAQMSTLERNSGVGTLSRHLERERLERDSYTVDVRASDLQLDQPGPLHPCFSYRVWLYSIVIGSSLLIAATFSLYMGNVFPGAMDYLRCTAGSSIPAAVVSFAIAKNRKVAVSDFQMVYVSSFAVTTTCLVWFGCKLAISPSAININFNLLLLIVLEVLTASTVILSARSADDCCSHAKPVSDGPVVVTPASFPTRLLKAYAVIEVIVGISAVFGGIIALNLGALLPEPYLSVTFFWILVACFPSAIASHVVAEYPSKSLMEMLIAISSVTSPLLFSASGFLSNSVINFIESFRHEVPLAKQSYDILLLILMGLLLVQAVLTLATTVKCASYKSQLHTEWDTLHKKHSEHQMLNGTLRDFDREKAWKAVVVQMAK
- the mlc1 gene encoding membrane protein MLC1 isoform X2; the protein is MDIRMQREEASAQEVFSYAQMSTLERNSGVGTLSRHLERERLERDSYTVDVRASDLQLDQPGPLHPCFSYRVWLYSIVIGSSLLIAATFSLYMGNVFPGAMDYLRCTAGSSIPAAVVSFAIAKNRKVAVSDFQMVYVSSFAVTTTCLVWFGCKLAISPSAININFNLLLLIVLEVLTASTVILSARSADDCCSHAKPVSDGPVVVTPASFPTRLLKAYAVIEVIVGISAVFGGIIALNLGALLPEPYLSVTFFWILVACFPSAIASHVVAEYPSKSLMEMLIAISSVTSPLLFSASGFLSNSVINFIESFRHEVPLAKSYDILLLILMGLLLVQAVLTLATTVKCASYKSQLHTEWDTLHKKHSEHQMLNGTLRDFDREKAWKAVVVQMAK